In Atopobium sp. oral taxon 416, the genomic stretch TTCTGTTGAACCCTGCGCATCATAGTGTCAATTTCTTCTACTCTCATTGAGTCTTTAACTTTCACATGGATGCTGCCAACAAGAAGCTCGGGCTGTAGGAGCTCAGAAGCAGATCGTACGCGCCTAAAACATCCAGGTCTTCCTTGACCAGCGCTTTGACTCGCTCTGCCAGATCAGGATCGATGTGCTCACCTAAGATCTGTGTTAAGGCGTCATGGAGCATATCGATGCCACCTTAGCAGATAACAGCAGAGATCATGGTACCGACCTAAGCCTCGAGGCTGATACCGAAAGCGATATAGATGAACGCCGTCGCCAAGGTAGAGATGGAAAGGGTAGCATCGAAAAGGGCATCTGAGCCGGAGGCCACCAAAGCGTCAGAGCCTATTTTCTCACTGGTCGCTTTGACAAAACGATCCAAGAAGATCTTTACGGAAATCGTCACCGCGGTCAGAGTCAAACTCACTGTAGTATAGCTGGGTGCTTCCGGCGCAGTAATCGTTTGGATAGAGTCGATCAATGAGGTGATACCTGCATACAAAACGATCATAGAGACGGCCGAGGCAGTGAGGCACTCGATGCGGCCATAGCCGAGCGGGTGTTTCTTATCCGGAGGCAGATGGGCTAGCTTGGTGCTTACGATCGTGATTGTAGACAACAGGGTGTCGGAGAGGGTATTGATTGCATCGAATATGATTGCGATTGAATTGGTGAGGATACTGATGATAGCCTTCATGATTGTAAGGCCCGCATTGGCGCAGAGACCGGTGGCGGAGGTCCGAACAATTACGGACTCACGGCTCTATATGCGCTCTAACATTGAGTGTCGAAACCCTCCAACATTTTGTGTGCAACAGATCTTTCAGCTCCCCGCGTCTCTTTAGGAGCCAGGTGAACCATACATGCGAGACTTTTGGGTATCTGACGGGCGCGTTCTTGTAAGACTTCGCCCGTTTGGGTCAGTGTAACGATTACCTCGTGCATATCTTCCTCAGGGCGGGATCGCTTGATATAGCCCATTGCTCGAGCTTGTGCAAAACCGGGGCGAGCGTCCCGGAATCTAAGAAGAGGCGCTCACCGATCCAGGATATCGTAGCCTGCTTCTCCCCCCCACATCACCATCATGCAGATATATTGCATGT encodes the following:
- a CDS encoding cation diffusion facilitator family transporter, whose translation is MVRTSATGLCANAGLTIMKAIISILTNSIAIIFDAINTLSDTLLSTITIVSTKLAHLPPDKKHPLGYGRIECLTASAVSMIVLYAGITSLIDSIQTITAPEAPSYTTVSLTLTAVTISVKIFLDRFVKATSEKIGSDALVASGSDALFDATLSISTLATAFIYIAFGISLEA